The sequence below is a genomic window from Brevibacillus agri.
AATCTAGTAGTTACATTGCTTTCAGTAACTCGAAGATCGTATTCAAAATAATCTGAGACAGCTTCCTTCGGTATTTTCCATGAAAAAAAATTACCGTTTTTAACAGATGACCTATCGACAGACTTAGTTTCTCCTATCTCCCAGTTTCTACCATTCTTTTCGTATTGTAGCTCTTCACCATTAAACGTGCTTGATCTTCCTCTAGCGTAGTTTTTCACTTTTTTATATGGCTGGTTTACACTCCAGCCGAATTCGAATCTTGAACCGCTCGATGTTGCGATACCCATAGGCTCGTCGCTTGATGACTTTCACTTTGTTGTGTGTCCCTTCAATCGGAGCATTTGTAACTCGAAACGAAAAATAATTCTGAACCGACTGTCGCCATTGAACGATTGTTTTTGCAATCGAACGGACGGCAGAGGTGGGAGATGTGAGGTGCTCGGTTATCCATTGTTGGAGTGCTTCTTTTCCCGACTCTTCTGTCTGAGCTGCATATACCGTTCTCATGTGCTGAAGAGCGTTGTAAAGGCGTTCCAAATGGGGATCTTGAGCGAACCAGGCTTTCAATTCCTCCTGTTCCTCAGGTTTCAGTTTATCAGGAGGTGTGTGGAGCAGACGTTGTTCATGTCTACCCCGGCGATGAGTTCCCCGCGAACGGGTACGTTTACGAGCAGCTTCTAACGATTTGGAGAAGAGCTGAATGACGTGGAACTTGTCCGCTACTACCGTGGCATCCTTCCAAACACCGTGAACCGTCTCAGCCATTCCAGGAGCCAAGTCTGTCACAACAACCTGTGGAGGCGTAGCAAAGGGCCAGTTCATGAGAGCCTGACGAACCTGCTCACGTGAACGCCCTTCTGTAACCTGCCAGATATGCCCGCTTTGTGCATCCATGAGGTTGACACCGTACTTGTGTCCTTTTTGGAGAGCAAACTCGTCCAGACAGACCATAGTAGGCGTAAGATGATCTTGGGGCTTAGCGAGAAGCTGAGGAGCCAGTTGGTAATACCACCGTTCCAATGTCGTATAGCAGATTCCGAGTTGTTTGGAAACGCTAAGCAAATCCCTCTTCTGACACAACTCAACGGCCATTTGACGAAACGCAAAAGTAGCCGTTCCTCGATAGGGAATTCCATCCCATTCGAGAGTCCAGGTGATCTGGCAATCGTGGCAACGTTGTCGATATACAGGAACACGTACCCAGACAGTACCCCATGAAGGAATAAAGCGGTGACGAAGAAGACGGTACCCTGGGCGAGCATGATTGGTGCTCTCTTTCAGGCAGAGAGGACACAGATGAGAGGCTGGATTGGGAGTGAGAGTCACTACCCAATCGGTTTCAGTCGTTTTGTCCCAATGGGAAAGTTGAAACGATGGAAGGCCGATTAAGTCTGTGGTAAACTGGTTAGACAACGTAGATTTCCTCCTATCTTGTGATGGTCAGGACAACTTTCACGATAGAGGAACATCTACGTTTTTTCAATGTCTAGCACGGGTTATGGTGATGAATCCGTATTGTGTAACCAACCCTGTGATTCTTTGAATTGGGCGAACTCCTGTTTGTAAATGTATTAAATCTAAGTCTACCCATTTGTCATCAACATCTAGTCTAATTGCAATGATACCATCAATAACCTTTGAAGCTAAATTTCTTTGAACAATCACTTTTGGGCTTGACTGTATTTGTTCTGGCTCTGGCTTCTCTAGGCCATATTTTTCAATTAGTTTTCTTTCTGTTTCTTCATCAACACTATGCTTTGAAGGCGACATCCGTAAACTTCTCAAGCCCGGCTGCTCTTCTTGGCTATACAATTCGGCTATTTGGTTCTCAAAACCGTTCTCTTTAATAAACTCTTGTACATCCTCATACTTATCAATATCTTTCAAATATATGGTTTCCAAGGAATACTGATCTTCCAGATCAATTGCTGTACCTTCAGCAAATGTAGTTGTCGTAATTGAACTGGAAAATAAAAGTAGAGAGAAAAGTAAACACATTAGTAACTTCTTGACTTTCATTAATAGACCTCCTAAGCAATTATTGTATTATTGATATTTCGGATAGGAAAGTAATAATGCGCTAACTATACCATCACATCCCTTTATTTACATTTTTTAACTACCTCTAGCATAATACCATGCCACAAATCGCTTTGCAATTGCGAATTTTTCTTGTACTGTCACCGCCGGGATATAATTGCTCCAGGTTCGCCGGAAAGAAAATGACCCACCCTTAGCGAATATATCCCCTTCGGTATTAACGGCAAGTTAATTTTCGGAGGGAGACACATGCTAAGGAGTGGGATAGTGATATCGTTACATACCATGAGGGCAGAAGGCAAGAGTATTCGTGAAATTGCCCGTCTAACGGGGCATTCTCGAAATACAGTTCGCCGATATCTCCGGGGTGAATACTTTCCCGAAAAGGAAATCCGTAAATCTCGTGGTTCCAAGCTTGATCCATTCAAACCGTTCCTGCAGGAACGGCTTCAAGAAGGCATCTACAACTGCGAGGTTTTATTCGATCTTCTACGAGAAAAGGGCTATACCGGGGGACGTACCATCTTGAAAGACTATGTGAAGGGTATCCGTCCTCCCAAACAGCTTCTCGCTGTTCTTCGTTACGAGACAAAACCTGGTGAATACGCACAAGTCGACTGGGGACTGTGTGATTACGTAGATTTGGACGGTACCGTCCGAAAAGTGCCGGTATTTGTCATGGTACTGGGGTACTCTCGTTCCACCTATATCGAGTTTACGAAGCGTTGTGACATTCACAGCTTTCTTCGTTGCTTGATTCATGCTTTTGAATATTTTGGAGGTATCCCAAAAGTCATGCTGACCGACCAGATGAAAACCGTCGTACTGGGCATGGGAGATGATCGAAAACCTCGCTGGCACCCGCTTTTTGCTGACTTTGCCGCAGCGATTGGGCTTGTTCCAAAAGTATGCAAAGTTCGTCGCCCCGAAACAAAGGGAAAAGTGGAACGAGGCGTTCAATACGTAAAAAACAACTTTCTTCCTGGCAAACGCTTCGTTGATTTACAGGATCTCAATCAACAAGCCCTACACTGGTGCGAGCGAATTAACCGCCGTATTCATGGAACAACCGGCGAACGTCCCTTTGACCGACTCCGTGAGGAAAACCTGTCGCCCATCCCTTCAACTGAACGGTGGGAAAAATACTTGCATGAACCAAGACAGATCAGTCGAGACGGATTTGTTAGCTACGATGGTGTACGATATGGCGTTCCATGGAGGTACAGTGGACGTGAGAGTACCGTTCGCGAAGTGAATGGGTGGGTAGAAATCTGGGCTGACGGCACATGTATTGCTCGACACCAAAAGGTCTATCGATCCCGCACCACTGTTTTTTGCGAAAACCAGTACGCAGGTCTTTCGACCACTCAAGGATATGCCTATCCACGTCCGCAAGCCCGCCAGATTTCACCGCAGCAAGTGGAAGTACGTTCACTGGATGTCTATGAGCAGTTGAAGGAGGTGGGAGCATGATTGAACTGGAACAAGCACGGCTACGCCTCGAGGAACTTGGGCTTCAGCAAGCGGCTCTCCTCTTGGATGCTCACTTGGAAGCGGCAAGTCATGGACAGCCCACTTATCTGTCCTTTCTCAACACGCTCCTTGATGCCGAGATAGCGGAACGTCAAAAGCGGAATATGGAGGTACGCACCAAACTTGCCCATTTGCCTTACCGAAAAACACTAGAGGAGTTCGATTTTGCTTTCCAACCCAGTATTGACGAACGATTGACGAGATTGGCTACTTACCGTTTGACAGTTTGGCAGCTAACCTCTTTTTCCAGGTAGTAAGTGCCAGATACGAGAGAGGGAGTATTCTGTTAACCAGTAACAAGAGTTTCGGTGAATGGGGGGAATTGATGGGCGATCCGATACTTGCTACAGCTATTCTGGATCGACTCTTACACCATTCCCACATCGTCAACATTAGAGGGAATAGTTACCGACTTCGTGAAAAAATGAGGACTGGAGCCTACGGCTCTCCCTCTACCACCTAACCAACAAAATCGCCGGGTGGGTCAGTTCTAAACCGGCGAGGGTGGGTCAAAATAAAGTCGGCGTTGACATGTACTGCTCCCAAAAGTAATCTACAGCAAAAACCAGTTAATGGTTGTTAATGATGCTATTGGTTGTCCAATAATTGCCGTAATACTCTTATGTTCGACGGTTAATCCCTCCTCTCAAACCACAGACTACTGCCAAATAAGTGGCGCGCCTCAATCTTTTGGAACCTCGCTTCGTCATTCTGTTATCACTTGCCGTGAATTCACCTGAACTATATACACTCGGATCAAGCCCTGCGAACGGAATTGTGGCAGTAATTTACCCGCCAGGATTTGCTCCTTGATGGTTTCACCGTTTTCTTTGAGATATTGCAGAAGTTCATCCCCACCCATCCCATCGATTCCGTGTGAACCTTTGTTTGCTTTGTCTCTTTTGAACGCTTCGTTCAAGTTGTCTCTGCTGATGATTTTCTCAAGTAGCCCTTCCTTCGACTCGTTTGCGTTGGTGTCGTCGGTTTCAGCTATCCTCGCAGGAATGTGCACACCCGCATATCCTTCGTGTTCCGCACTATTCTTCTGCGGTGAGCCTTCCGTTGGAAGTTGGCTACCCTTCCCTCTTGCCGTCGACTGCATGAGGTACTATGGCGTCTGCTGACTTCTCATGATAAATCTTGTTTCAACCGTGATTTGAATTCATCTCCTCACGTTCATGAGACCTCCCACGGTAAGACGACTCACTTTCCTCCCATATACCCGCATCATTTACACCGGGATGTCCGTGTAGTGAATTGGACTTTGCTTTGTTTGGCAAACTCGTCCCATCCCCTATGCCTGATGATGTTCGTGTTCCTCGGGCCAGGATTTTGCCTCCAGCT
It includes:
- a CDS encoding ISL3 family transposase, producing MSNQFTTDLIGLPSFQLSHWDKTTETDWVVTLTPNPASHLCPLCLKESTNHARPGYRLLRHRFIPSWGTVWVRVPVYRQRCHDCQITWTLEWDGIPYRGTATFAFRQMAVELCQKRDLLSVSKQLGICYTTLERWYYQLAPQLLAKPQDHLTPTMVCLDEFALQKGHKYGVNLMDAQSGHIWQVTEGRSREQVRQALMNWPFATPPQVVVTDLAPGMAETVHGVWKDATVVADKFHVIQLFSKSLEAARKRTRSRGTHRRGRHEQRLLHTPPDKLKPEEQEELKAWFAQDPHLERLYNALQHMRTVYAAQTEESGKEALQQWITEHLTSPTSAVRSIAKTIVQWRQSVQNYFSFRVTNAPIEGTHNKVKVIKRRAYGYRNIERFKIRIRLECKPAI
- the istA gene encoding IS21 family transposase, with the translated sequence MLRSGIVISLHTMRAEGKSIREIARLTGHSRNTVRRYLRGEYFPEKEIRKSRGSKLDPFKPFLQERLQEGIYNCEVLFDLLREKGYTGGRTILKDYVKGIRPPKQLLAVLRYETKPGEYAQVDWGLCDYVDLDGTVRKVPVFVMVLGYSRSTYIEFTKRCDIHSFLRCLIHAFEYFGGIPKVMLTDQMKTVVLGMGDDRKPRWHPLFADFAAAIGLVPKVCKVRRPETKGKVERGVQYVKNNFLPGKRFVDLQDLNQQALHWCERINRRIHGTTGERPFDRLREENLSPIPSTERWEKYLHEPRQISRDGFVSYDGVRYGVPWRYSGRESTVREVNGWVEIWADGTCIARHQKVYRSRTTVFCENQYAGLSTTQGYAYPRPQARQISPQQVEVRSLDVYEQLKEVGA